CCCGGAATCCACAAAAGACCCTGGATTCCCGCTTTCGCGGGAATGACGAAGGGGGTATCGACAGATTGGTGACTGTATAGGTATTTCAGAGACACTACTCTAGGAGTGCAACTTATACTTCCGCCGGAATCGATCCACACGCCCCGCGGTATCCACGAGCCTCTGCTTGCCGGTATAGAACGGGTGACAGGCGGAGCACACGTCGATATGGATGTTTTTACCGACCGTCGAGCGCGTGGCAAAGCTATTGCCACAACTACAGGTGACGGTTATCTCGCTGTATGCTGGATGAATATCGGGTTTCATGAAAGGTATCAATATAAAAAAACTAAGCAATCTTAGCGACTGAGGCGTGATCAGCGCAACGGGTTCTTGCGGTTGGCGCGGCCCTTCACTCGCGGGATCGGTGGCGAATTACCGAAACTCGGCAATGACCGGCGCGTGGTCGGAAGGCTTGGGCTGGCCGCGCAGTTCTTTGTCAATGCGGCAATCGATACAGCGCGAGGCCAGCGACTTACTCGCCAGGATGAGGTCGATGCGGAGGCCGTGATTGCGCCGATAGCTTCCGGCGCGATAGTCCCACCAGGAATAAGATCCCGCATCCTGCCGAAAAAGTCGAAACACATCCGTAAGCCCGAGCGCCGATAATCGCTGCAAGCGTTCTCGTTCCGGCGGGCTCACGAGAACATTCCCCTCCCAGGCCACGGGATCATAGACGTCCCGGTCCTCGGGTGCGATATTAAAATCCCCGAGAATGATAACGTCGTTCCCGCTCCGGACCAGCGACGCCGCGTAGAGGATGAAATGCTGCAACCACTCGAGTTTGTACGCGTATTTTTTCGATCCCACCTCGAAGCCGTTGGGAACGTAAACGTTCACGAGCGTTATTTTATCGAACACAACCGCCAGGATCCGGCGTTGCGGATCGGTCAGTCCCGGCACTTCCGTCAGGATGTCTGTACCGGTGCCGCGGCTCAGAATCGCTACGCCGTTGTAACTCTTCTGACCCGCGTAAAGCGACTGATAACCGGCCGCGAGAAAAACATCAGCCGGAAACTCGGCGTCCGGCACTTTGGTTTCCTGCAATGCCAGTAGATCGGGGCGTTCCTGGACCAGCCATGGCACGATTTGCTCGGTGCGCAAACGTACGGAGTTAACGTTCCAGGTGGCAACCTTCAGCACAGCCACAAACCTTCCCCGCGCTAAATGCGGAAACCCCCGTGGCGCCGCCGTTGCAGGTAGTCCGCGAGATAAAACCCCCATCCGGCGCCCAGGGCCAAGGCCAAGGCCGCGAAGATCAAGGGCAACTTAAACTTCGCGATGAAGGGTTCGTTTGCGGAGCTTGAGGGGGTGGCGCCGCCGCTCCGAGCGGTGAGTGCCGCCAATTGCGTGCGCAATTCCTCGGCCCGCAGGCGTTGTTCCTCAAGCGAGCGGGTGAGGGCCGCATTCTGTTCCTGCAATTTTTCGGTTTCGGACGCCTGCGGATCAGGCTCCTCCGCGCGCGAGGCGTTGGGGGCGGCCGGACCCGCGCTTGCGGTCCGCAGACGCTTCAGACGCTCCTTTAGTTTTTTGACTTCCGCCTCCAATTGCTTGTTTTGTTTGTCCAGCGCGTCCGCCACCACACGGGCTGGACGCTCAGGCATTAGGTAGACGGCATCGACCCATCCGGTGATCCCTTCGGGTCCCTTTATTTGCGCCAAGCCGGCCTCTCGCTTCAGCACTTCCAGTCTGGTCCCGGTGGGCAACACCTTGATGATCTCGCTTGCGAGATCCTTGTCTTTGTGGATACCTATGAGCAGCCGATCGATGACATAGGCCTCCTCGGCAATTAGATGCGGGGATTCCAGGGTAAGCAAGATCGCGAGGGATGTTGCGCGCAGGCGTCGCATAGCGCTCAATCAGCTTACGCCGCCAGGCCCCAGCGGTGGCTTAACCACGGCGATCTCCGCGCGCGCGGCGACCGCATGCAGATGCCGCACCGGCGCCCAGGCGCGGCTTAATCGGTCCTGTAAGTCTTCTACCGGCCGTAGCGTTCGTTCCCAGTCCGGTGACGCCGCGTTTTTTAGAAGCGATGCGAGAGCCGCACGATTCTCGGCTAGCACGGTATCGATGGCCGGTTCCACGTGACCGACATCGATGTGTTTGAACGGCGGTAGACCCGCCTCGGTCAGTAAGGGATTTTCCATTCGCTTCCCAATCGTGTGCGCTATTGCCGCTGAATATTAATCGAATGTCGCGCGATGCGACGGCCCGACGTCCTTTGATGGCAACTCTATCATAGGTTAAAAAATAACACGCCCTGCGATGGGCTTGAGGGACGAGCCGCATTGACATGCAGGGAGATGCGCTCAATATAGTGCGTGAATGACGGTACCAACCGTTCCTGTGAAGTGAGGATACCGATGAAAGGCGACGGCAAACTGATCGACTATCTCAACAAGGTCTTGAAGAACGAGCTTACTTCGATCAACCAATATTTTGTGCATGCACGCATGTTCAAGAACTGGGGGTTGCACAAGCTCAACGAGTACGAGTTTCGTGAATCCCTGGACGAGATGAAACATGCGGATCATTTGATCGAGCGGATCCTGTTCTTGGACGGCCTGCCGAACCTCCAGGACCTAGGAAAACTCATGCTCGGGGAGAACGTGAAAGAAATGCTGACCTGTGACCTTAAACTCGAGAACAACGCGATGACCCTACTGCGGGAGGCGATTCCGTGGTGTGAATCGAGCCGGGATTTCGTCTCCAGATCGCTTTTGGAAGCGA
The Pseudomonadota bacterium DNA segment above includes these coding regions:
- the rpmE gene encoding 50S ribosomal protein L31, whose translation is MKPDIHPAYSEITVTCSCGNSFATRSTVGKNIHIDVCSACHPFYTGKQRLVDTAGRVDRFRRKYKLHS
- the xth gene encoding exodeoxyribonuclease III, with protein sequence MKVATWNVNSVRLRTEQIVPWLVQERPDLLALQETKVPDAEFPADVFLAAGYQSLYAGQKSYNGVAILSRGTGTDILTEVPGLTDPQRRILAVVFDKITLVNVYVPNGFEVGSKKYAYKLEWLQHFILYAASLVRSGNDVIILGDFNIAPEDRDVYDPVAWEGNVLVSPPERERLQRLSALGLTDVFRLFRQDAGSYSWWDYRAGSYRRNHGLRIDLILASKSLASRCIDCRIDKELRGQPKPSDHAPVIAEFR
- a CDS encoding TIGR04211 family SH3 domain-containing protein, whose translation is MRRLRATSLAILLTLESPHLIAEEAYVIDRLLIGIHKDKDLASEIIKVLPTGTRLEVLKREAGLAQIKGPEGITGWVDAVYLMPERPARVVADALDKQNKQLEAEVKKLKERLKRLRTASAGPAAPNASRAEEPDPQASETEKLQEQNAALTRSLEEQRLRAEELRTQLAALTARSGGATPSSSANEPFIAKFKLPLIFAALALALGAGWGFYLADYLQRRRHGGFRI
- the bfr gene encoding bacterioferritin: MKGDGKLIDYLNKVLKNELTSINQYFVHARMFKNWGLHKLNEYEFRESLDEMKHADHLIERILFLDGLPNLQDLGKLMLGENVKEMLTCDLKLENNAMTLLREAIPWCESSRDFVSRSLLEAILRGEEEHVDWLETQLELIEKLGIENYLLSMC